In Polyangiaceae bacterium, the DNA window CCTCCTGTGTCTTACCGTGCGTCCTCTCGTGCGTTTTTCCCTCGTCGAGTTGTGCCGCAGCGATGAACATATCGGTTGTCGACGCCATTCTTGGCCGCGTCGGCGGCATCAACGGAATCCCCGCGGCCTCTCGCAACGCCGTCTCCAGTTGTTGCACCGTCTGGTAGCGCGCCTCGCGATTCTTCGCCAAACATCGCCCAATCACCCGCTCAATTGCCAATGGCAATTCCGGACGATACAGCGTCGGCCGTTCCGGTTGCACGTCCTTGTCGAGGATGTTCGACACGAGGTCCAACTTCGTCAAACCATGAAACGGCCTCTTGCAGGTCAAGAGCTCATATGCGATTACCCCCATCGCCCAAATGTCCGTGCGCCCGTCAACCCCTTTCGCGCCCTTCAAATGCTCCGGCGACATGTACGGAATCGTCCCCAAAAAACCACCTTTGCCGTCTTCGACTGTGATGTCCGAGATTTCTTCCCCACCCAACACCTTTGCAATGCCGAAGTCGAGCACCTTCACGAGCGGCGGCGTATTCTTCGGAACCGTCAAAAACAGATTCGCCGGCTTCAAGTCCCGATGCACGATCCCATTCTCGTGCGCGTCCATTAATGCATGGCAAACTTGCCGCAAATAGTCGATTGCATCCTCGATCGTCAGCGGTCCACCCCGCAGAGCCGATTTCAAATCCCGCCCCTCGAGATATTCCATCACGATGTATGGTTCGCCGGCGTCGGTCCAGCCAAAGTCGGTCACGCGCGCCACATGCGGACTCGTCAGCTTCGCTGCCGCTTGTGCCTCCCGCTCAAAACGCGCCAAGACTTCAGGATTGGTGGCTACTTGCGGCAAAAGAAACTTTATCGCATGAAGATTCCCCAGCACCTTGTGCCGAGCAGCAACAACATATCCCATGCCACCGTTGCCGAGAGTCCGCACAACAACGTATCTGCCAAGAATCTCTATACCTGGGACCAGCGCTTCGCCCTTGTTGGCAGGCACGTCATGACACGGTACCTGCGGACCATTGAATCGTTGAGTTTTCATCGTTTGTCCCATTCATCGTGCAATCTAAGCTCAATGCTTCGCGCGTAGTCCACCTGCGCCCTTTCGCGATCGCGGGATTGGGTACTTGTCCATTAAATTATGGAACGTGCGTCTGCAGACGCCGTAAAGCTCTGCCGCACGCGTGACGTTGCCCCCGCATTGATGGAGCGCCCACCTGATCCGTTCCTCTTCCGACGCATTCTCCGGCACCTGATCGGGCATCACAACCGTCATCTCCGCCATCTGTTCGGGTACCTCGAACGGCAGCACCTCCATCCTGTCCGTCTTGTCGTATTCCCGCATCTCTTTCGGCAAATGCTCCGGCAAAATCACGCCGCCCGAGCAGCAATACGCGACGGCTCTCATCATTGCATGGCGCAATTGCCGCACGTTTCCTGGGAAATCATACCCCTCCAGCAGCGAAATCACTTCTGTAGACAGACGCGGCACGTGCGGCTGAGCAGTCACGCGACATTCGTGCTCGATGAACGCTTCGGCAAGCGGTATGATATCCGTGGGGCGAGAGCGCAACGGCGGGATTTCCAATTCGAATCCCTGCAAACGATACAACAAGTCCCGTCGAAATGTCCCTGCCATCACGCAATCGTGCAAATTCTTATTCGTCGCCGCAATGACCCGCACGTTCACTTGATGCGACTCCGTCGTCCCCATCGGCGTAATCCGCTGATTGTCGAGTACCTTCAAGAGCTTGACTTGCATATCGAGCGGCAATTCGCCAACCTCGTCCATAAACAACGTTCCCCCATGCGCGGCATCGAAATACCCTTTGGCGTCGCTGGTAGCTCCCGTGAATGTACCCTTTTTGTGCCCAAAGAGCGCGCTCTCGAACACCGGTGCCGCAATCGCTCCACAATTCATCTCCTTGAACGGACCTTTGGCGCGCGACGATGCTGCATGAATCGTTTTCGCAAGCATGTCTTTGCCTACGCCCGTTTCCCCAAGCACGAGCACACACGCCCGCGAAGCCGACGCACCCACCTTCCGCGCCTCGGCATAAAGCGATTGCATCACCGGATGCTGCACGACCGGCGGATACGGCCAATCCGCATCACCGGCATTCGAATTCGATGGCAAACATATCGTGCGCAACATGGCCATGACCGAACCAATCATGCAACGATCCCCGGGTTCCACGACAAACATCTCCCCCGTCAAACGCTGCGCCTGTTCCGTATGCGTGATATCCATGTCCTTGTCCCCTTTGCGTAGGATCGTCCCGTTCAAACTACCGAGGTCCTGGATGTAAATGCGCGAATCGACCGTCAACACGGCGTGGTTGGCGGATACCGAGGCATCGGAAATGACGATGTCGTTCGTTGCGCGACTGCGGCCGATTCGAACCTGACCCACCACGGGCAAACGATGTCGCTGCGGCTCGCCACCGCATGAAAAAATGACCAGTTCGAGTCGCCCTGATGGTGCAAAGGGAGTTGCCATGTTCACCTGTCCAAGTGTGTGCCTCCGTAGAGCACAGGCCGTGCCATGACCAACTCTCGTCCTTTCCAGCGTTTTTCCCGGCATGTTCGCAAGTTTGGCAGGTGCACTCGAAGTGCACCCTTGCACGCATAGTGCAACACCCTTGCACCACGAGTGCAAGCGCCAAGTCGACCACTTCGACAAACCGCATCATGTGCGACCAGCGTACCCTGGGACAAACTACGGTAAAAATAAGCACAATTGCGTACCCGATCGTGTACGATTTATAACTAAGTTTGCGTTCCCGGACGCACCATCAAAGCTCTACATGGTTCGTCTGCGTCGCTCGCGACCTGGTTGCACGCAAAGTGCAAAGGCGCCGCACCACGGGTGCGTGCATACACTCGACGTGCAGCGCGAAGGTCGAGGGTATCGAGAAAAATCAAGGTTTTCCACGCAAGCCGCGTGGCACGGTGCGTGCTCATGGGGACGAGTAGGTCGTCGGTTCAAGTGGCCACGACTGCCTTCACGCGCAGAACGCACCTTACCCAGCCCTGGTGATTTTCATGCGACGCACGAATCGAGCTCTTCATGCTTTCATCGGGACCGTCTTTTTCCTCTCCACGGCAAGCATTGGCGCGTGCCATTTGGTGCTCGGCATCGAAGAGGGCACGTCATGTAGCGGCACGCGTGCGTGCGGTGAGGGTGGTCAAGGCGGCGAAACGAGCAACGGCGGATCGGCTGGGTTTGGCAAAGACGCGTCGGATGAGCGCGATCTCGAGCTGTACCTGGACGCTACCATGGGCCCTCGGAAGGATTTTCCCGACACGCCGATTGTTGCCCCATCGTTGCCGCCTGATGTGCCGAGTCTGTTTGGGCCCGACATTTCGGGAGGCGCTGGACCTTGCCTGGTGGAACCCCCAATCGACGCCATGTTTCCAAGCAATTGGACGCCACCGTTATTCGAATGGAAGGCGAGCCCAGGGCACAATGTCTTCGAATTGAGGCTTCGTGTCGATAACCAAGTCAATGATTTGGTCGTGTATACGGATCAATCGAGCTATATGATGCCGCCCGAGATGTGGACGGCGCTCGCATTGAGCAGCGCAGGTCACGACATTGAAGTTACGGTTCGGAGCGCAGAATTCTCAGGAGCCACCCTCGTGAATGGTCCTTTCGTGGGGACGATCGGCACCTTGCATATTGCGCTCGTGCCTGCGCCGGGGAGCGTCGTGTATTGGACGACGTCAGGAGGCAGCGCACTCAAGGGGTTTACCATTGGAGCGAGCGACGTAACCACCGTCATTACGCCCGGCGCAATGAACGATGGAACGACGTGCGTCGGTTGTCACACGTCGTCGCCGGATGGCCAGCTCGCGTTTTTCTCCCTGCGCGCGTCGGAACTGCCATTCTGGGTTGGCGGTCGGCGCGTGGATGGGACGAGCGGTGTACCGTCATCTATGGTCGTTTCGGCGCATGCGGCAGCGCTCTTGGCGAGGACCAACCAAACGCTTCCAACATTCTCGAAGGCACACTACTCGGCCAACGACGCCATTGTGCTCACTTCGTTGGCCGATGCTTCGACGGGCGACCGATTCGAAATTGCGTGGACCGATCTGCATTCGCAATCGGGTGGAACAGGTTTTCTTGCGCGCGTAGGCGATTCGCGGCAGGCGGGAACTCCTGCGTTTTCGCATGACGGAACGATAGTGGCGTACACGTCGTCGGATGACCTCAAGGATGGGCGACCAAAGAGCGCTCCGACGGACGTTTATATCGTTCCGTACAACAACAAGCAGGGAGGTCAAGCGAAGCCGCTCGCTGGAGCGAGCGATCCGTCAATGCATGAATACTACCCGGTGTTCTCGCCAAACGATACTTTCGTCGCGTTCAATCGAGCGCCTGATGGACTGAATGCGTATAATCAGCCGCTCGCGGAGATTTACGTGGTTCCCTCGAACGGTGGTGAACCCACGCGACTCGCTGGGAACGATCCATCGTCTTGCAGCGGCGTGACGAGTCCCGGCATTACGAACTCGTGGGCGCGCTGGGCGCCGGAATCGATCGACGTGGGCGATCGCCGTTACTATTGGCTGGTGTTTTCGTCGACGCGCCGCGGTCCCTTGCCGCAGCTTTTCATTTCTGCGGTGGTCACTTCGATTGCAAGTGGCGTGGAGTCGATCGTGAAAACGTATCCGGCTGTTTATGTGACGTCACAACCGGCAGGCGAAGCCAATCACACGCCCGCGTGGGATGTTTTTCAGATTCAACCACCGAAGTAGCGTTGGCTCGCAGTGCCTTGCAAGCTGCTCGGTGGCCCAGCCACCTGTCCCCGCCCCCTCGCCGCGATCTTCCGCGCCGCATCCTCGAGGTCGGCCTTGAGGGAATGCACATACCGCTGCGTCGTCGACAGGTGCACATGCCCCGCCATGCGCTGCACGACGTGCACGGGGATGCCCGCACGGAGCCACGACGTAATCGCGTAATGGCGCAGGCAGTACACGGACCACCCTCCCAGGCCCGCCTGCTTCATGACACGCTCGAACGCTTGTGCCAAACCATGTTGTCCCCACGGCGTGCCGCGATGAGTGACCGCGACGTGGCCATCGCGATCGCCGTGCATCTCGCGCGCGAGCACCCGTGCAAGTTCCGGCGAAATCGGTACTTCGCGCTGGCCCGTCTTCGGTGTGTGCGTTTCGCCATGAGACCAGCCTTGGCGAATGGTGACGAACCCGCCGACGGGCTCGCCATTTTCGTATCGGAGCTGCACGTCTCGACGACGGAGCGCTCGGACCTCGTTCGGGCGAAGGCCGGCGTCCGATATCAGCGTGAATGCGCACCGATGCGATTCGCGCGCATGCGCGAGTAACACAGCCACTTGCTCGTCGGACGGTATCTCGAGCACGCATTGTCCTGTTTGCTTGAGCGATGGCATATTCACGGGCACCGTCGGAATGTAACCCCTTTTCGCGGCAAACCGCAGTACGGACCGTAAAACGATTTGCACATTGTTTCGCGTGCTCAATTTGAGCTTTCGTTTGACCAATTCGAGGTCCAATTCTTCGGCAGCTCGAGCTTCGACACGCGTGATGGGCAATGCGCCAAACCTTGGAACGAGCCTGCCCGTGAGAACCGCATCGTATCCCTTTCGGCTCGAAATCTTCAATCTCGCGACCATGAACGTTTGTCGGAATTCGTCGACGACATCCGCAAAGGATTTGGCATCATCGGCCTCAATCGAATTCGACGATGCGCTCGCTGCAATGGGCTCGTACGGCGAACCATATTGCGCAATATTGCTCAGGTAGCGCTTTTCTTCCGCTTTGGCTGCCGCCATGGTTTGGACTTGTGCATCCTTGCGAAAGCGAATTGAGCGCCCGTCTTTGGCCGTATACCGAATATCAATGAACAAACACGGTTCTCCGCGCCGGCGCGATCGACGAATGGCCATGACAAAGTCTCCCTTCAATTTACTCCAGATTCGTCTTCGGGCAAACCCCACGCATCGGAAAAACGCACGCGCCAGATCCGCCCAAACTTGCGCGCTCGTACGCCGTCGAGGCGCGCTTCCGTGGCGCCATCCGAGCCCCGTGTCGCACGTCGCTCGAGCGCCTTGCGCAATGCGGCGACGGTCATGCTCAGATGCGCGGCGGCACGTTCGAGGGGCAACCATGGGCCATGTTCATGGTTTGCGTCAGTGTTCTTTTTCGACACGCAAAACCCCTTTCCTCGTCGATCATGCGAACGACGAATACTTGCATTCATCTGTGCCATCACTCGCCATTGCGGCGATATTCGATTAAGTCGGTATGCCAGCCCATCTCAAGATTGGGGCCAAATTCTCCAGCGAGTATTGCTCCGAAAGCTTTTGCATCGATTCGCTCACGTCGGGCAACGAAGGCGTTGCAATCGATTGCAGATTGTCCCGAACCGCGGCATTGGAATCCCTTTGCGTGAACCGATAAGGCTTGGGACGACTCGACGACGTCGCGGAAGCGGATGGCTCCGTCGTCGGCGTCGCACTCGGCTGTGCGGGTTCCGGTGATCTTCCCGGCACGGTCGGCGGCGTCTTCAGCGCGGCCGCCATTGCCATCGCAGCGAGCTCCTCCGTCGTCATAGGTCCGGAGCCGCGTTCTGGAGCCCTTTGTGCTGACGCGACCGCACCCGTATTCGGTTGTGGCGCGGGAGCGGGCTTTGCTTTTCGTTTCTGCTCGCCGAGGTCCGCACCAATCACTGCCATCCGCGACGCAAGCGCCCCATTCGCAAGGTCGTGAAAAAACTTCCCAACCTTTTGCGCCGTTTTGTTGAGAGAAAAGCCCAAGCACGCCGCGACTCCGTGAAAGAGGCAGGCGACGCCTGCATCGATCGGAATGCCCCAAATGTTCGCTTTCTCCCCCAAGTATCCCCGCAGGTAGCCCATTCCGAAGGCCGAGCTCGTCACCGTCAAGCTCGTACGGACCTCCGACACGAAATGAGCGTCGCGCGCCTCGAGCTCGTTGACGCGCCGCTGCTCCTTCTCCGCAAGGGCCCGGTACTTGTCGAGCAGCTCATCGACCTTTTTTGAATCCAGCGACGAACCCATGCGCACCTCGCTGTGAGTAGAGAACGCATACGACGTTCGATGTGGCGTGCAAGCGCAAAATGATCCCCATGCTGCCGCCCGGAGGCACCAGCGGCAGCATCGACCCCATGGCGCCGGCACAATGGTGGCACTATAGATGTGAATGATTTCGCATAGTTGGTGTTGCCGCCAGGCTCGCACTGTCGGCACAACGAAGAAAGTGTTAGCCTCTCGATTGGCTTGACACGACGTTGCAGTTGTCACTTGCAGCGTTGAAATGGGCAAACCCGCAAATTCTCTCGCTTCGAAGCAGATTTCGGTGAGGTTCTCTCGCCGGTTCGTTCGTCATAACCAAACGAAAGGGGGCTAGATGAAGACGTATCTCACTCGTCGCGAAGCCGCTCAGAAGTACAAAGTTTCAATCGCGAAACTCCGCAGATGGGAGGCAAAGGGCTCGCTACGCCGCATTGACGCGTACCGTGTCGACCACAAAACGAACAAAGCTGGACCTGCCGTGCAGTGGGTCTACGACGAAGCCGAGATCGAAAAACTCGTGCAAGCATCGCCGCCAAGCCTCGAGGGTCCACGCAACGTGACGGAAGCGAAGGTCTTCGACCTCTTTGCGCGTGGTAAGAACCTAGTCGACGTGGTACGTCAAACGAAACTTCCGCTCAAATCGGTGCGGATGCTCAGGGACGCCTACGTTCAAGAAACCGGGGGAATGTTCGTGCCTGAATACGTTTTGCGTGCGATTCGGAAGCTCGGTATTCAGGTTGAATCGCCCGAAGAGATCTACATCAGACTCGAGCTGTTATTGAAAGGTTACCGTCAAGCAAACTTCGAGAAGGGCCAACTGGAGCAGGTTCTGAAGAAGCATTGTGGGGAAGCCGTGCTCAAAACGGTGCGGCGAAAACCGGAATGATCGTGCATCAACAACGTGTGTTGCTCGGGCAAACGTGCGTCTCGACGAATTCAACTGCCGTTGGGCGAATCGTGCAACTCGCGCGCACGTCGCGTTGTGTGGACCCTGCACAATCGCGTGTATGTGTCAAGAGGCGGTGATGCACGGTTCTGACACGTCGTCGCCCGTGATCGACCCTCGATCGACGCAGCGTGACGTTACTGTGCTCGAGCTGCGTCACGAGCACCAGCTCGACGCCTTCGTCGACCACATGTGCAGCTTCCACGATAATGGTCGTGTGGATACTCTGCTCAGAAGGTTCGTCGAATTGACACAAATGACGGATACACGAAACATTGATTCCCGAGCGTTACTGCAAACATGTATAGGGACCATACCGATAATACTTCGGTCTGGAATCCAGCCGAACGTGTAGCCAATACACGCCCATTCCAGCCGTGCTCACCCAAAGGGGTCGATCGCTGATACGGGCCAGACCGCTCGACCCAGGGCGCTCAGCAGCGTGTGCACTTGCGCTTGCGGAGCGCCGCGAACGAATGCTCCGAGGTGAGTATACCGTATCTGTTCCGCAATTGGGCAAGGAACGACCAGCATTGCGTCGCGCCCCAAATTCTCGAAGGTAACAATCTCGCTCCCGGAGGCATCTTTTCCGAAGTGTTCGCTGAACGCTTGGACTTCCGGCAGAGCCATTGCAAGCGTTGGCGCGTCGGTGACGACGTACTCGAACCCGCGTTCCGCCGTATCGGCAGTGAGCGGCGGCGTCTCCCAGAAAAAGGCGGCAAATGGCACGGCGCAAAGATCGTCGATGAATGCTTGACGAAATGGCGCGCTCGATAAGCACAGCTCATACGCCCTGCGCGTGGAGAGCGGCACACCATTCCAATGAATGATGCTCTTGCGCGTGCGGGAGTCCAATTGCTTCGTGTCAGTGGACCACATATTTGCAGGCTTACTTCCTGGTTCGTCGGGCAAGATAACATGTCAACGTTTGGGCGCAGAAGATAATTCGCCGGGTCAGGTTCCTTTGTCCGATGATGCGCTCATGGACAAGGGCATCGAGCTACGCGCGGTGGTCGGTCAACTTCGCGCGAAACTCAAAAGCCACTTGGGGATTGTTGCCGCGAAGCCGCTTCGCGTGTAGCGGCATACTTGTTGGCGACAGCGTTTGTTACGCTGTCCATCGACGCGAGCACGAACTGCAATTCGATGCCGGAAGGATGGCTCGAGCGTCGCGGACAAACAAAGACCTTGACAAACCGTAGTGGAAGGGAAATCATCCCCCCGCAGCGTGCATCAAACCCACGACACGGAACGAGTCTCATGGTTGACCTTGAAAAACTACGCGCCGAGCTGCGTCGAATGCGTCGCGGTACGCTCTTGACGATTGCCGAGCGGGCCATCGAAATACTTCCGCCGTCGGCACTTCACGCGCTCGTGGGTGATTGCGTCGATTGGTCCAAATTGACGGTGTCGTCGGCCCACGAACCTCCGTCGCTCCTGGAAGAGGTCCAGCGTTTCCAAGCGGCTGTCGTTCGTCGCGAATATTGGGAGGATTTCCTCGTCACCTCGAAAAATTGCGATGAAGTATCGGGAAAAACCGAAGCCTATCTAGCGGAAATGGATCGCCTTTTCTTTCGATGCGTGCGCGAAACTGAAAGCGGGGCGTATGTGGCGGCACGTGGAGCGTACGAAGAACTTTTCGCGCTCATTCGTCGTGTAAGTGCATGCGAGGAGGAGCTCGTATTCTTTGTGGATGGGGGCGGCCTTTGGGAATATGGCCTCGATTGGCAGAGGATTCTGCCGGCGTACGTGCATTGCCTTGCCGAGACGGCTTCACCGGACGAGTTCGCTGGAGAAACGATGCAGGTTCTACATGAATTCGAGTGCCCACATGAAGCGCGAATATTGGCCAAATCCGTGCAACATGCGAACGCGACGCAAAGGGCAGCACTGGCGAGCGGCTTGGCTGGCTACAGAGCGTCGCGGCAGGGCAAGAGCGACTATTGTGGCCTGCTCCGAGAGAATGGCGCGGCCATTTAGGATGCGAGGTTCAGAATATCGGAATGCTGCCGCCCCTCGTAGGTTCCATTGATGAGGCATGCACGGGGACGAATGGCCAATCGGTGGATCAGTTTCGTAGCAGAGGTTCGTCCTTCTGTTATGCGCTGGTTCGTCAAACCATCACGAAGGTTCGTCCGACTAACACGCCGGTTCAAGCGAATTTGTCGACGTTTCGTGAAAAGATTCTCCATGTCCTTGCCAAACACTGATACCCTACGGAACATGAAACAGCAATCGAACGGGGCAGGGATTGGAGCCAAGGTGTCGGCGCGGATTCGCGAGCTCAGCGCAGCGCGAGGCCTTTCGGACGAGGCGCTTGCGAAAGCCGCAGGACTTTCTCCACTCGAAATGACGTTGCTCGACGAAGGAAGCGAAGACATCACGAGAGACATGCTCGATCGCATTGCGGACGTTTTTGGCGTCCATCCGGCCGTGCTTTGCATGTTCCCCGACGAACATCCGCTTGCAAGCTTGCTGGAGAAGCAACGTGATCTGCCGAAAGCGGAATTCCAAAAGCTCGCAGCCGAAATGATTTCGAAAGGCCTTCGCGCTTCGAAAGGCACAGCATGAGCGTTTACCCACGAATCGTTTGTCCTTCTCGCAAAAGGGGTTTGTCGACAGTGCGCGAGTTCGCCCGCGTACTGGATTTCGTTTGGCGCGGATGCTTGCGTTCGGCGGACGTGATCGTGTAGGTTCGTCCGCGCTATGGTTCGTCGAATCATTCTTGGGGCCGTTGTTGCGAGTGCGCTCAGTGCTGCCTTGTTTGCGGTCAATGGCTGTGTAAGTAGCGCCAACCTTGGGCATGATTGTCCGGATGGGCTCATACGCGAATGCTGTCGCTGTGTGTGGCCCGAAGACTGCGTCGAAGGGAAAAGAGGGGTCGACGTGCCTGCATGGTGCGATGAGACTCCCGGCGGCACGAGGCTCGATGAATGCCGCTTGAGCGTGCAGCGTTATTATGGCCTGCCCTGGTGGTGTGCGGAGTTTCTTGATGGCGCAGACGCTGGAGATGCTGCGGATGGCGCGTCTTCGGCGTGTTCGAACGGCACATGCGCCATGCTCCCCGATGGCTGGGAACCAGTCGTGCTCGCGTCAGGAGCGATGGTCGTTCTGCCCGAATGTCCAACGTTCGCACCCAACGTGATGTTCGAAGGAAGCTCGGTGCCTGGCGTGGATCCAACGTGTCCCGCATGTTCGTGCGACGCGCCCGTTGGAGCATGCAAACCTCCGACGACATGGACCGTGGGTTCGTCCGCGTGCATCGGTAACGATGTCTGGACAAACTTCGATCCGCCCGCAGGATGGGACGGATCGTGCGCATCGAACACCGCGATTGCAGAAGGTATCCTTTGCGGCGGCAAACCTTGCGTCGCGTCGATCAACATCTCGCCGCCGGTCATCGAAGAAGCTCCCTGCGTGGCACACGCCACTGTTCCTCCCATCGACATTCCGAAGGCGAAGGCGGACGGACCGTACACCACAGAAGGTCTCGCATGTTCGGGTGATCCATGGCCTGCATGCGCGACAGCGGGCGAGCGGTGCGTACCGTCGGTGAATGATCCGTTTGCCGCGTGCGTGATGCACGAAGGAGATGTTTTGTGCCCCAATGGTTGGGACTCAAAGCAAGTCTTGTACGGCATGATCGATGATCAACGAACGTGCTCCGAGTGCTCGTGCTTGCCTTCGACTGGCGCAACGTGCTCGATGAAGGTGCAACTGTTCGGCGATGCGGCTTGCTCGACGACGGAGTTGGAGGTCAACGTGTCTGTCGACATGGCGTCGGACTGTCACCTCCTCATGCCTGGCGTCGCGCTTGCCGGAAAGCGTTCCGACGTGCTCGAATACAAGCCTGGCGCGTGTGAACCGAGTGGTGGCGAGTTGCTTGGCGATGTGGTGCTTGCGGATGCTCGCACCTTCTGCTGTCGCACACCGACGATCTGACGCGGTCAAAACCACACGAGCACCGACGCGCTCGCGCTGCCCGAAACCGCCGACGTGTCCCAGCGCTCTGCCAGGTTGTCGTCTTCGATTTGCGCGCGCATGATGGGCGCGAAGAGATCGACATCCATGCGCACCGACCAGCGATCCGACAGACTCTGCTCGAAGAATCCGCGGGCTCCAGCACCTAGGAACCGCGCCGTATCGACCTGCGGTCTGGTAGGTTTGAGGGGAGTGAACCATGCGTTTCCCCAGATGAGCTCGCCGCACAGCCCGAACACTTTGATGCGGTAACACGGCACCACGGCAAAGGACCAAGCGAGTGTACTCGAACGACGGTCACGCCCAGGGCCGCGCGTCCGCCGGCAAAGGTACCCGCATGTGGCCTCGATTGACCACGATGGAGACCATCGCCAGCCGCCAGGAGATGCAGCCGACGACGGTTGCAGGGGCAACGCGAAAGTCGACGCGTGCGCCGGCTCCAACAAACCAATGGAGTAGGGGCTTCGCCGCTGGGGTGAGAGGTAGCTCGCAAGGCGAACACTGCGGAGGAGGAGGTGGAGGAGGCGGTGGCGGTGGGGGAGGGGGCGGAGCTGCAGGACACTGTGTTTGC includes these proteins:
- a CDS encoding helix-turn-helix transcriptional regulator; translated protein: MKQQSNGAGIGAKVSARIRELSAARGLSDEALAKAAGLSPLEMTLLDEGSEDITRDMLDRIADVFGVHPAVLCMFPDEHPLASLLEKQRDLPKAEFQKLAAEMISKGLRASKGTA
- a CDS encoding sigma 54-interacting transcriptional regulator; translated protein: MATPFAPSGRLELVIFSCGGEPQRHRLPVVGQVRIGRSRATNDIVISDASVSANHAVLTVDSRIYIQDLGSLNGTILRKGDKDMDITHTEQAQRLTGEMFVVEPGDRCMIGSVMAMLRTICLPSNSNAGDADWPYPPVVQHPVMQSLYAEARKVGASASRACVLVLGETGVGKDMLAKTIHAASSRAKGPFKEMNCGAIAAPVFESALFGHKKGTFTGATSDAKGYFDAAHGGTLFMDEVGELPLDMQVKLLKVLDNQRITPMGTTESHQVNVRVIAATNKNLHDCVMAGTFRRDLLYRLQGFELEIPPLRSRPTDIIPLAEAFIEHECRVTAQPHVPRLSTEVISLLEGYDFPGNVRQLRHAMMRAVAYCCSGGVILPEHLPKEMREYDKTDRMEVLPFEVPEQMAEMTVVMPDQVPENASEEERIRWALHQCGGNVTRAAELYGVCRRTFHNLMDKYPIPRSRKGAGGLRAKH
- a CDS encoding PD40 domain-containing protein, which translates into the protein MRRTNRALHAFIGTVFFLSTASIGACHLVLGIEEGTSCSGTRACGEGGQGGETSNGGSAGFGKDASDERDLELYLDATMGPRKDFPDTPIVAPSLPPDVPSLFGPDISGGAGPCLVEPPIDAMFPSNWTPPLFEWKASPGHNVFELRLRVDNQVNDLVVYTDQSSYMMPPEMWTALALSSAGHDIEVTVRSAEFSGATLVNGPFVGTIGTLHIALVPAPGSVVYWTTSGGSALKGFTIGASDVTTVITPGAMNDGTTCVGCHTSSPDGQLAFFSLRASELPFWVGGRRVDGTSGVPSSMVVSAHAAALLARTNQTLPTFSKAHYSANDAIVLTSLADASTGDRFEIAWTDLHSQSGGTGFLARVGDSRQAGTPAFSHDGTIVAYTSSDDLKDGRPKSAPTDVYIVPYNNKQGGQAKPLAGASDPSMHEYYPVFSPNDTFVAFNRAPDGLNAYNQPLAEIYVVPSNGGEPTRLAGNDPSSCSGVTSPGITNSWARWAPESIDVGDRRYYWLVFSSTRRGPLPQLFISAVVTSIASGVESIVKTYPAVYVTSQPAGEANHTPAWDVFQIQPPK
- a CDS encoding site-specific integrase, producing MAIRRSRRRGEPCLFIDIRYTAKDGRSIRFRKDAQVQTMAAAKAEEKRYLSNIAQYGSPYEPIAASASSNSIEADDAKSFADVVDEFRQTFMVARLKISSRKGYDAVLTGRLVPRFGALPITRVEARAAEELDLELVKRKLKLSTRNNVQIVLRSVLRFAAKRGYIPTVPVNMPSLKQTGQCVLEIPSDEQVAVLLAHARESHRCAFTLISDAGLRPNEVRALRRRDVQLRYENGEPVGGFVTIRQGWSHGETHTPKTGQREVPISPELARVLAREMHGDRDGHVAVTHRGTPWGQHGLAQAFERVMKQAGLGGWSVYCLRHYAITSWLRAGIPVHVVQRMAGHVHLSTTQRYVHSLKADLEDAARKIAARGRGQVAGPPSSLQGTASQRYFGG
- a CDS encoding serine/threonine protein kinase, translated to MKTQRFNGPQVPCHDVPANKGEALVPGIEILGRYVVVRTLGNGGMGYVVAARHKVLGNLHAIKFLLPQVATNPEVLARFEREAQAAAKLTSPHVARVTDFGWTDAGEPYIVMEYLEGRDLKSALRGGPLTIEDAIDYLRQVCHALMDAHENGIVHRDLKPANLFLTVPKNTPPLVKVLDFGIAKVLGGEEISDITVEDGKGGFLGTIPYMSPEHLKGAKGVDGRTDIWAMGVIAYELLTCKRPFHGLTKLDLVSNILDKDVQPERPTLYRPELPLAIERVIGRCLAKNREARYQTVQQLETALREAAGIPLMPPTRPRMASTTDMFIAAAQLDEGKTHERTHGKTQEGLTVTNPIPSGRSTRVKMALAGGGVLATSATVVGLVVALRGSVAESAPMSEGASLATSTSGNAMPRIVPEPSARADRASEPATKEVVNAGQEEPQSIGTATAVTAPSIATHRAPIAKLITAPPEHEPMTTTIPETPTTHNPTPKAIPRKATTTATAVAEEKPTGGLNDAQSPSQEQPPPPKETTFVPSPDPN